CGGAGAGCGTGGCGGTGGTGGGCACGGGCAGACGCCCGGAGTCCGAGAGCAGCACGAGCCCCGGAGCCGCCGGATCGCCCCGGGCGGTCATCAGCACGGTCCGCTCGGAGTGGCGGGCCAGGAAGGCGCCCAACGAGGCCTGCTCGGCGGCCGGGAGCCGGTCCACGTCCTCCACGAGGAGCATGGCGTCCAAGGGCGCCCGGTCCAGGGAGTCGGGAGTCACGAGCACGCCCCTGCCCTGCTCCGCGAGAGCCCGCATCCAGGTGCTCTTCCCGGAGCCCTCGGGCCCGAGCAGCAGCACGCGGCGCACCCCCGCCGCCAGGCCGCGCTCGAGACCTTCACGGGCCGCCTCCTGCCCCACCAGTTCGAACGAGACAGGCCGGGAGGCCCCCCTCACCCTGCCCCGCGCGGCCGACGGTGGCACCGGGGCCACGCCGCCGAGCAGCACATTCGACTCACCGATGCAGGCCGAGCAGATGAACGCTCCGGCGGGACCCGCGACGAGCGGACCCACCTCCGCACGAGGCCGGCAGCAGAAGGAGCACCAGGCCTCGAGGGAAGGATCCGCGCGAGTCGGTCCCCGCTCGATGAAAGCCCCCTCTCCCTCTGGGAGAGGGTTGGGGTGAGGGTCAGCGGGAGCAGCCACGGGAGGAGCCACGGCCTCTGGCGGCTCGACCACCGGCCCCGACACCTCGGCGCCGAGCACGGCGGAGCGTACGGCCGCCACGGCGGCGGCAACCGGATTGACCCGGCGGTCCACGGCCAGCTCGGCCTGACGCAGGGCCTCCGTGAGGGAGCTCGAGGTGTCCTCCTCGATCTCCCACGTGTCCGGCTCGGGCTCATCCTCCGGATCGGAACCGGAAGGCGGTGGCACGACCGCGTCGGCTCGGGCTCCCGCCTCCAACTGACGGATCTCCTCTTCCAGCTCGGAGCGGGAGGGATCCAACTTGAGGGCGTAGCGCAGCAACTGCGCGGCCCGATCCCCGCTGCCCGAGCGCCGATACAAGGCGGCGGCGCGGCGGAGCAGCTCGATGGCACGGGGCTTGTCCCCCCCGAGCTCCGCGGCCTGGGCGGCGCGGATGACGTCGCGAACGTTCTCGGCCATGGGGCAGCGTAACCTCCTCGGAGGCCGGGAGCGCGGTTGCGCGAACGCTCCCGGCGAGGCACGCGCCCCCGGCAGGCGGCCCGGCCGTCAGGCCATGGCCAGGAACAGCATGTCCGGATGCTCCAGGTACTTGATGACCTCG
This is a stretch of genomic DNA from Archangium violaceum. It encodes these proteins:
- a CDS encoding ClpX C4-type zinc finger protein is translated as MAENVRDVIRAAQAAELGGDKPRAIELLRRAAALYRRSGSGDRAAQLLRYALKLDPSRSELEEEIRQLEAGARADAVVPPPSGSDPEDEPEPDTWEIEEDTSSSLTEALRQAELAVDRRVNPVAAAVAAVRSAVLGAEVSGPVVEPPEAVAPPVAAPADPHPNPLPEGEGAFIERGPTRADPSLEAWCSFCCRPRAEVGPLVAGPAGAFICSACIGESNVLLGGVAPVPPSAARGRVRGASRPVSFELVGQEAAREGLERGLAAGVRRVLLLGPEGSGKSTWMRALAEQGRGVLVTPDSLDRAPLDAMLLVEDVDRLPAAEQASLGAFLARHSERTVLMTARGDPAAPGLVLLSDSGRLPVPTTATLSAAVQGALPLVLLEQVQSLIPLETPTVEDLIEIARRQLASREDRQLSDEAFTALATEASRSPRSGHELRALLARVPPGTWRLEVKKGTRKGKASPARRGRRKGKS